A stretch of Aythya fuligula isolate bAytFul2 chromosome 1, bAytFul2.pri, whole genome shotgun sequence DNA encodes these proteins:
- the SOCS2 gene encoding suppressor of cytokine signaling 2, with product MEELRRAGWYWGSMSVAEAKERLQDAPEGTFLVRDSSHSEYLLTISVKTSAGPTNLRIEYQDGKFRLDSITCVRSRLKQFNSVVHLIEYYVLMCKDRTETPSNGTVHLYLNKPLYTSAPSLQHRCRITINKCTNQIWELPLPTRLKEYLKEYRYQV from the exons ATGGAGGAGCTGCGGCGCGCAG GATGGTACTGGGGCAGCATGAGCGTTGCTGAAGCCAAGGAGAGGTTACAGGATGCCCCCGAAGGGACTTTTTTGGTTCGGGACAGCTCGCATTCAGAGTACCTGCTGACTATTTCGGTAAAGACATCAGCGGGACCGACCAACCTACGCATCGAGTACCAGGACGGCAAGTTTCGGCTGGACTCCATCACCTGCGTCAGGTCCCGGCTGAAGCAGTTCAACAGCGTGGTGCATCTGATCGAGTACTACGTGCTCATGTGCAAGGACAGAACCGAAACGCCCTCCAACGGGACGGTTCATCTTTACTTGAACAAGCCTCTCTACACGTCGGCTCCATCCCTGCAACACCGCTGCCGGATAACGATAAACAAGTGCACAAACCAGATCTGGGAGCTGCCCTTGCCAACCAGACTAAAAGAGTACTTGAAAGAGTACCGGTACCAGGTATAG